From one Gossypium hirsutum isolate 1008001.06 chromosome D08, Gossypium_hirsutum_v2.1, whole genome shotgun sequence genomic stretch:
- the LOC107913348 gene encoding cysteine-tryptophan domain-containing zinc finger protein 7 isoform X7 yields MISLGSNDARKGLKFAGREMEETELEEGEACSYSNNNDDYDATTDTENDLSSLSYIDEKLQHVLGHFQKDFEGGVSAENLGAKFGGYGSFLPTYTLSPGWPHPNGSPKVQSWYAPRSPPKMPLEDGRHNSVCSSSGSQSLRPGLPSNFETLRKTSTVNDSIKQGINLTSAHVDELASRCEFASKKAASLSDPKTLKVRIKMGSGDLSTQKNAAIYSGLGLDVSPSSSLDQSPSESEGMYQESQEPLTESPTSILRLMTSFPVPEEALLSPLPDHLLNLIVKEKKLKENRSDSRKRDGMLSRHKKAKSMEKKNSPAERTSGINREIMNGSGLMPEKEADIDLLAFEELVSKTLKLPLLSNSYSAPEKVKNKGTTRNKGVHDVDMEGSVEPLLAQEIGWENPSASSAQKVLEEQKTSVLDVISGNARKDGYNKADKTYDSVKANSNTLKGCKALKNELVDPSKKKISQRATLDEQDNMKLPSAEECLSSGGKRKSKDSQRHGSLAAGVPKESLRVGFSLMARNKQTAHANSYANKRELGDKKLESPFRKAEDRYKDFFGDTGESEQEENQASSLELCSKDQLKEADNIEKSTSSINSAHSERLSGKKTEDLLATESYPRATVDGASNSTNVNVAGTSHATAAPVMIRENWVCCDKCQKWRLLPVSINPADLPEKWLCSMLNWLPAMDHCSIDEEETTKAVLALYHVPTVENQTNLQSNLGSIMSRLPSADALRLDQNQLSFGSHAMLTAARKKHGLKEISNAMDKDGPTPMKKTQSSVRSRNLTDVTRSSVSEEPGLHHLSKSDLPVKKHKNKRKDKHKLSKHGSVGGDAKTSKMKSKRTADQDSLRSSKKIKGDSLHLADEDGMFEHGGMGGASTNNALPTTLGKDQPKHSEPSYKVSKSDKERQQISGKRPKDKVHPSLTDGSLDLVNCNGGEVSRKRKVDECIDGQLYTGFLQGVGNHFQDSRVLTKEDVSENEYRREKKARVSKSGGKDSSAGKSSGKLEKKSRHTKDHQTGQDLGSSLPQRSLDVPDSLKRDFGSAQPSLAATSSSSKVSGSHKSKSGTHKSKHCFNETKGSPVESVSSSPMRIANPDKLPSTRRNVAGSPRRSSDGEDDGGSDRSGTVWREKISCAPQHGSLESSIHDIQDKDHGQLDGSKAKALESSPEVRKGHFMNGGVDYLGQEAQYAGKSTIMDEYHYEKKQNDKRGNANVSHPRKSGKGSSRLKDRMRNLKSDFVDEQQDCAPSYEVKPRVGRNKFQGRPGMKSDESENRFSDNKESLGKFSGETGKRESQSNGGQSCAKADANGGQDVISTVSVKQNFVQDGSGGKYTKMFRSEKSDHAEIASGRGNSLPSLRLGGTQNEMLTGCPRPVSGSQTGNRADESQGDDALKVQKQIKKSDQQNGIQHSSSRHTSGGRRIRDVDAPSPMRKDFSSLAATNALKEAKDLKHLADRFKNSGSNVESTALYFQAALKFLHSASLLESCNSDSAKHGEMIQSMQIYSSTAKLCDFWFYFCFFTNYYSGFVPMNMRD; encoded by the exons ATGATTTCGTTGGGGAGTAACGATGCGAGGAAAGGGCTAAAGTTTGCTGGAAGAGAAATGGAAGAGACTGAGCTTGAAGAAGGAGAGGCTTGCTCTTATAGTAACAATAACGATGATTATGATGCCACCACAGACACCGAAAATGATCTATCTTCTCTCTCCTACATA GATGAGAAACTTCAACATGTTCTTGGACATTTTCAGAAAGATTTTGAAGGTGGAGTTTCTGCAGAGAATCTGG GTGCAAAGTTTGGTGGATATGGGTCATTCTTACCTACTTATACACTTTCTCCGGGTTGGCCTCATCCGAATGGTTCTCCAAAAGTTCAGAGCTGGTATGCACCGAGATCGCCCCCAAAAATGCCATTGGAG GATGGCCGACATAACTCAGTATGTTCATCAAGTGGTTCTCAGTCTCTGAGGCCTGGACTGCCTTCGAATTTTGAAACCCTTCGTAAGACATCAACTGTGAATGATTCAATTAAACAAGGGATCAACTTAACATCTGCTCATGTTGATGAGCTTGCCTCTAGGTGTGAATTTGCAAGCAAGAAAGCTGCCAGTCTGTCTGACCCGAAAACATTGAAGGTGAGAATCAAAATGGGTTCAGGTGACTTGTCAACACAGAAGAATGCTGCAATCTACAGTGGTCTTGGCCTTGACGTCTCACCATCTTCGTCCTTAGATCAGAGCCCTTCAGAAAGTGAAGGGATGTATCAGGAGTCTCAAGAGCCATTAACTGAATCTCCAACCAGCATTCTTCGG CTTATGACTTCCTTCCCTGTACCGGAGGAGGCGCTACTATCTCCTCTTCCTGATCATCTACTTAACTTGAttgtaaaggaaaaaaaattgaaagagaatAGATCTGATTCTAGAAAGCGTGATGGAATGCTATCAAGACACAAGAAAGCAAAGTCAATGGAGAAAAAGAATTCTCCGGCTGAAAGAACGAGTGGCATTAACAGGGAAATAATGAACGGCAGTGGTCTTATGCCAGAAAAGGAAGCAGATATTGACTTATTGGCTTTTGAGGAGCTTGTTTCTAAAACATTGAAGCTTCCTCTTTTATCTAATTCATATTCTGCCCCTGAGAAGGTAAAAAATAAGGGTACAACACGAAACAAAGGTGTCCATGATGTAGACATGGAGGGGTCAGTGGAGCCATTACTTGCCCAAGAGATAGGCTGGGAGAATCCAAGTGCTAGTTCAGCTCAAAAGGTTTTAGAGGAACAAAAGACAAGTGTTCTGGATGTCATTTCTGGCAATGCTAGAAAAGATGGGTATAATAAAGCTGACAAAACTTATGATTCTGTCAAAGCCAATTCTAATACTCTAAAAGGTTGCAAAGCTCTAAAAAATGAATTAGTAGATCCTTCCAAGAAGAAGATCAGCCAGAGAGCTACATTAGATGAGCAAGACAATATGAAGTTGCCTTCTGCAGAGGAGTGTTTGTCTTCTggtggaaaaagaaaatcaaaagacagTCAGCGTCATGGTAGTCTAGCTGCAGGGGTACCTAAAGAAAGCTTAAGGGTCGGTTTTTCTTTGATGGCGAGAAATAAGCAAACTGCACATGCTAATAGTTATGCAAACAAAAGGGAATTGGGAGATAAAAAATTAGAAAGTCCATTTCGAAAGGCCGAAGATAGGTATAAAGATTTTTTCGGAGATACTGGAGAATCAGAACAGGAAGAGAACCAAGCAAGTTCATTGGAACTCTGTTCTAAAGATCAGCTGAAGGAAGCTGATAATATTGAAAAAAGTACATCATCCATTAATAGTGCACATAGTGAAAGATTAAGTGGCAAGAAAACTGAGGATTTATTGGCAACCGAATCATACCCAAGAGCAACTGTGGATGGTGCTTCTAACTCTACCAATGTGAATGTTGCTGGAACTTCCCATGCAACTGCTGCTCCTGTAATGATAAGAGAAAATTGGGTTTGTTGTGATAAGTGTCAGAAGTGGCGTCTTCTTCCAGTAAGCATAAATCCTGCTGACTTACCCGAGAAGTGGCTATGCAGCATGCTTAACTGGCT GCCGGCAATGGATCACTGTAGCATTGATGAGGAGGAAACTACAAAAGCTGTTCTCGCATTATATCATGTTCCTACTGTAGAGAATCAAACTAATCTTCAAAGTAACCTTGGCAGTATTATGTCTAGATTACCCTCAGCTGATGCCTTGAGACTTGACCAAAACCAACTAAGTTTTGGTTCACATGCCATGCTCACTGctgctaggaagaaacatggtttAAAGGAAATATCAAATGCCATGGATAAAGATGGGCCAACTCCTATGAAGAAGACGCAGTCATCGGTCCGCTCTAGAAATCTAACTGATGTGACTCGATCCTCTGTGTCAGAGGAACCCGGTTTACATCATCTAAGCAAAAGTGATTTGCCTGTCAAGAAACACAAAAATAAGCGGAAAGATAAGCATAAATTGTCGAAACACGGTTCTGTTGGAG GTGATGCCAAAACTTCAAAGATGAAAAGCAAAAGGACTGCTGATCAAGATTCCTTAAGGTCCTCCAAGAAAATTAAGGGTGATAGTTTACATCTTGCTGATGAAGATGGCATGTTTGAGCATGGTGGTATGGGGGGGGCTAGCACAAATAATGCTTTGCCAACTACATTAGGAAAGGATCAGCCTAAGCACAGTGAACCTTCTTATAAGGTTTCGAAGTCAGATAAGGAGAGGCAACAGATCTCTGGTAAGAGACCAAAGGACAAAGTTCATCCTTCCCTAACTGATGGATCTCTGGATCTGGTGAATTGTAATGGTGGGGAAGTTTCAAGAAAGAGGAAAGTTGATGAATGTATTGACGGTCAATTATATACGGGTTTCCTCCAAGGTGTTGGCAATCACTTCCAGGATAGCAGAGTGCTTACAAAGGAAGATGTCAGCGAGAATGAATACAGGAGAGAAAAGAAGGCCAGAGTATCTAAGTCAGGAGGAAAGGATTCCTCTGCAGGTAAAAGCAGTGGTAAACTGGAGAAAAAAAGTAGACATACAAAGGACCACCAAACGGGGCAAGATCTAGGCAGCTCTCTGCCCCAACGGAGTTTAGATGTTCCAGATTCATTGAAAAGGGATTTTGGATCTGCTCAACCTTCTTTAGCAGCTACTTCTAGCTCATCGAAGGTTTCTGGTTCACATAAATCAAAATCTGGTACACATAAATCAAAACATTGCTTCAATGAAACAAAGGGTTCACCTGTAGAATCAGTTTCTTCATCTCCTATGAGAATTGCCAATCCCGATAAACTTCCATCAACAAGGAGGAATGTTGCAGGTAGTCCAAGAAGAAGCTCAGATGGTGAAGATGATGGTGGGAGTGACAGATCAGGGACAGTATGGAGGGAAAAAATTTCCTGTGCACCTCAACATGGGTCCCTTGAGTCATCTATACATGATATTCAGGATAAGGACCATGGTCAATTAGATGGTAGCAAAGCGAAGGCGCTTGAATCCTCCCCTGAAGTCAGAAAAGGCCATTTTATGAATGGTGGTGTTGATTATTTAGGCCAAGAGGCTCAATATGCTGGTAAATCTACAATAATGGATGAATACCATTATGAGAAAAAGCAGAATGACAAACGTGGCAATGCCAATGTCTCTCATCCAAGAAAGTCTGGTAAGGGGTCCTCACGGTTGAAGGACAGGATGCGCAATCTTAaatctgattttgttgatgaacAGCAAGATTGTGCACCTTCATATGAGGTAAAACCTAGGGTTGGTAGAAACAAATTTCAGGGGAGGCCTGGAATGAAGTCTGATGAAAGTGAGAATAGATTTTCTGATAACAAAGAATCATTGGGAAAATTTTCTGGTGAGACTGGTAAAAGAGAGAGTCAATCAAATGGTGGTCAGTCATGTGCTAAAGCAGATGCCAATGGAGGTCAAGATGTAATCTCTACTGTGTCTGTAAAGCAGAATTTTGTGCAGGATGGCAGCGGTGGAAAATATACAAAGATGTTCCGCTCTGAAAAATCTGACCATGCAGAAATTGCTTCTGGGAGAGGGAACTCGTTACCATCACTACGCTTGGGAGGTACTCAAAATGAGATGCTGACTGGTTGCCCCCGCCCAGTTTCTGGGTCCCAAACTGGAAACAGAGCTGATGAATCTCAAGGTGATGATGCATTGAAagtacaaaaacaaataaaaaagtctGACCAGCAAAATGGGATTCAGCACAGTAGTTCAAGACATACATCTGGTGGACGTAGGATCAGGGATGTTGATGCCCCGAGCCCAATGAGAAAGGATTTTTCAAGTCTGGCAGCTACCAATGCTTTGAAGGAGGCTAAAGACTTAAAGCATCTGGCTGATCGTTTCAAG AACTCTGGATCAAATGTGGAGAGCACAGCACTTTACTTCCAGGCAGCACTGAAGTTTCTTCATAGTGCTTCTCTACTAGAATCTTGCAACAGTGATAGTGCCAAACATGGAGAGATGATTCAGTCTATGCAAATTTATAGTAGCACTGCAAAACTCTGCGA tttttggttttatttttgtttctttaccAATTATTATTCAGGTTTTGTGCCCATGAATATGAGAGATTAA
- the LOC107913348 gene encoding cysteine-tryptophan domain-containing zinc finger protein 7 isoform X2, with protein sequence MISLGSNDARKGLKFAGREMEETELEEGEACSYSNNNDDYDATTDTENDLSSLSYIDEKLQHVLGHFQKDFEGGVSAENLGAKFGGYGSFLPTYTLSPGWPHPNGSPKVQSWYAPRSPPKMPLEDGRHNSVCSSSGSQSLRPGLPSNFETLRKTSTVNDSIKQGINLTSAHVDELASRCEFASKKAASLSDPKTLKVRIKMGSGDLSTQKNAAIYSGLGLDVSPSSSLDQSPSESEGMYQESQEPLTESPTSILRLMTSFPVPEEALLSPLPDHLLNLIVKEKKLKENRSDSRKRDGMLSRHKKAKSMEKKNSPAERTSGINREIMNGSGLMPEKEADIDLLAFEELVSKTLKLPLLSNSYSAPEKVKNKGTTRNKGVHDVDMEGSVEPLLAQEIGWENPSASSAQKVLEEQKTSVLDVISGNARKDGYNKADKTYDSVKANSNTLKGCKALKNELVDPSKKKISQRATLDEQDNMKLPSAEECLSSGGKRKSKDSQRHGSLAAGVPKESLRVGFSLMARNKQTAHANSYANKRELGDKKLESPFRKAEDRYKDFFGDTGESEQEENQASSLELCSKDQLKEADNIEKSTSSINSAHSERLSGKKTEDLLATESYPRATVDGASNSTNVNVAGTSHATAAPVMIRENWVCCDKCQKWRLLPVSINPADLPEKWLCSMLNWLPAMDHCSIDEEETTKAVLALYHVPTVENQTNLQSNLGSIMSRLPSADALRLDQNQLSFGSHAMLTAARKKHGLKEISNAMDKDGPTPMKKTQSSVRSRNLTDVTRSSVSEEPGLHHLSKSDLPVKKHKNKRKDKHKLSKHGSVGGDAKTSKMKSKRTADQDSLRSSKKIKGDSLHLADEDGMFEHGGMGGASTNNALPTTLGKDQPKHSEPSYKVSKSDKERQQISGKRPKDKVHPSLTDGSLDLVNCNGGEVSRKRKVDECIDGQLYTGFLQGVGNHFQDSRVLTKEDVSENEYRREKKARVSKSGGKDSSAGKSSGKLEKKSRHTKDHQTGQDLGSSLPQRSLDVPDSLKRDFGSAQPSLAATSSSSKVSGSHKSKSGTHKSKHCFNETKGSPVESVSSSPMRIANPDKLPSTRRNVAGSPRRSSDGEDDGGSDRSGTVWREKISCAPQHGSLESSIHDIQDKDHGQLDGSKAKALESSPEVRKGHFMNGGVDYLGQEAQYAGKSTIMDEYHYEKKQNDKRGNANVSHPRKSGKGSSRLKDRMRNLKSDFVDEQQDCAPSYEVKPRVGRNKFQGRPGMKSDESENRFSDNKESLGKFSGETGKRESQSNGGQSCAKADANGGQDVISTVSVKQNFVQDGSGGKYTKMFRSEKSDHAEIASGRGNSLPSLRLGGTQNEMLTGCPRPVSGSQTGNRADESQGDDALKVQKQIKKSDQQNGIQHSSSRHTSGGRRIRDVDAPSPMRKDFSSLAATNALKEAKDLKHLADRFKNSGSNVESTALYFQAALKFLHSASLLESCNSDSAKHGEMIQSMQIYSSTAKLCEFCAHEYERLKDMAAASLAYKCMEVAYMRVIYSSHGNANRDRHELQTALQMVPPGNSKNPMIVLVESFLLVCVACKIAKCCLPVFCAYMVIGERQPLKFTLEFWFFIFEKTSTYDVGIYTAGMIRLLAYSVLLLLFTCRGFVLWYLQI encoded by the exons ATGATTTCGTTGGGGAGTAACGATGCGAGGAAAGGGCTAAAGTTTGCTGGAAGAGAAATGGAAGAGACTGAGCTTGAAGAAGGAGAGGCTTGCTCTTATAGTAACAATAACGATGATTATGATGCCACCACAGACACCGAAAATGATCTATCTTCTCTCTCCTACATA GATGAGAAACTTCAACATGTTCTTGGACATTTTCAGAAAGATTTTGAAGGTGGAGTTTCTGCAGAGAATCTGG GTGCAAAGTTTGGTGGATATGGGTCATTCTTACCTACTTATACACTTTCTCCGGGTTGGCCTCATCCGAATGGTTCTCCAAAAGTTCAGAGCTGGTATGCACCGAGATCGCCCCCAAAAATGCCATTGGAG GATGGCCGACATAACTCAGTATGTTCATCAAGTGGTTCTCAGTCTCTGAGGCCTGGACTGCCTTCGAATTTTGAAACCCTTCGTAAGACATCAACTGTGAATGATTCAATTAAACAAGGGATCAACTTAACATCTGCTCATGTTGATGAGCTTGCCTCTAGGTGTGAATTTGCAAGCAAGAAAGCTGCCAGTCTGTCTGACCCGAAAACATTGAAGGTGAGAATCAAAATGGGTTCAGGTGACTTGTCAACACAGAAGAATGCTGCAATCTACAGTGGTCTTGGCCTTGACGTCTCACCATCTTCGTCCTTAGATCAGAGCCCTTCAGAAAGTGAAGGGATGTATCAGGAGTCTCAAGAGCCATTAACTGAATCTCCAACCAGCATTCTTCGG CTTATGACTTCCTTCCCTGTACCGGAGGAGGCGCTACTATCTCCTCTTCCTGATCATCTACTTAACTTGAttgtaaaggaaaaaaaattgaaagagaatAGATCTGATTCTAGAAAGCGTGATGGAATGCTATCAAGACACAAGAAAGCAAAGTCAATGGAGAAAAAGAATTCTCCGGCTGAAAGAACGAGTGGCATTAACAGGGAAATAATGAACGGCAGTGGTCTTATGCCAGAAAAGGAAGCAGATATTGACTTATTGGCTTTTGAGGAGCTTGTTTCTAAAACATTGAAGCTTCCTCTTTTATCTAATTCATATTCTGCCCCTGAGAAGGTAAAAAATAAGGGTACAACACGAAACAAAGGTGTCCATGATGTAGACATGGAGGGGTCAGTGGAGCCATTACTTGCCCAAGAGATAGGCTGGGAGAATCCAAGTGCTAGTTCAGCTCAAAAGGTTTTAGAGGAACAAAAGACAAGTGTTCTGGATGTCATTTCTGGCAATGCTAGAAAAGATGGGTATAATAAAGCTGACAAAACTTATGATTCTGTCAAAGCCAATTCTAATACTCTAAAAGGTTGCAAAGCTCTAAAAAATGAATTAGTAGATCCTTCCAAGAAGAAGATCAGCCAGAGAGCTACATTAGATGAGCAAGACAATATGAAGTTGCCTTCTGCAGAGGAGTGTTTGTCTTCTggtggaaaaagaaaatcaaaagacagTCAGCGTCATGGTAGTCTAGCTGCAGGGGTACCTAAAGAAAGCTTAAGGGTCGGTTTTTCTTTGATGGCGAGAAATAAGCAAACTGCACATGCTAATAGTTATGCAAACAAAAGGGAATTGGGAGATAAAAAATTAGAAAGTCCATTTCGAAAGGCCGAAGATAGGTATAAAGATTTTTTCGGAGATACTGGAGAATCAGAACAGGAAGAGAACCAAGCAAGTTCATTGGAACTCTGTTCTAAAGATCAGCTGAAGGAAGCTGATAATATTGAAAAAAGTACATCATCCATTAATAGTGCACATAGTGAAAGATTAAGTGGCAAGAAAACTGAGGATTTATTGGCAACCGAATCATACCCAAGAGCAACTGTGGATGGTGCTTCTAACTCTACCAATGTGAATGTTGCTGGAACTTCCCATGCAACTGCTGCTCCTGTAATGATAAGAGAAAATTGGGTTTGTTGTGATAAGTGTCAGAAGTGGCGTCTTCTTCCAGTAAGCATAAATCCTGCTGACTTACCCGAGAAGTGGCTATGCAGCATGCTTAACTGGCT GCCGGCAATGGATCACTGTAGCATTGATGAGGAGGAAACTACAAAAGCTGTTCTCGCATTATATCATGTTCCTACTGTAGAGAATCAAACTAATCTTCAAAGTAACCTTGGCAGTATTATGTCTAGATTACCCTCAGCTGATGCCTTGAGACTTGACCAAAACCAACTAAGTTTTGGTTCACATGCCATGCTCACTGctgctaggaagaaacatggtttAAAGGAAATATCAAATGCCATGGATAAAGATGGGCCAACTCCTATGAAGAAGACGCAGTCATCGGTCCGCTCTAGAAATCTAACTGATGTGACTCGATCCTCTGTGTCAGAGGAACCCGGTTTACATCATCTAAGCAAAAGTGATTTGCCTGTCAAGAAACACAAAAATAAGCGGAAAGATAAGCATAAATTGTCGAAACACGGTTCTGTTGGAG GTGATGCCAAAACTTCAAAGATGAAAAGCAAAAGGACTGCTGATCAAGATTCCTTAAGGTCCTCCAAGAAAATTAAGGGTGATAGTTTACATCTTGCTGATGAAGATGGCATGTTTGAGCATGGTGGTATGGGGGGGGCTAGCACAAATAATGCTTTGCCAACTACATTAGGAAAGGATCAGCCTAAGCACAGTGAACCTTCTTATAAGGTTTCGAAGTCAGATAAGGAGAGGCAACAGATCTCTGGTAAGAGACCAAAGGACAAAGTTCATCCTTCCCTAACTGATGGATCTCTGGATCTGGTGAATTGTAATGGTGGGGAAGTTTCAAGAAAGAGGAAAGTTGATGAATGTATTGACGGTCAATTATATACGGGTTTCCTCCAAGGTGTTGGCAATCACTTCCAGGATAGCAGAGTGCTTACAAAGGAAGATGTCAGCGAGAATGAATACAGGAGAGAAAAGAAGGCCAGAGTATCTAAGTCAGGAGGAAAGGATTCCTCTGCAGGTAAAAGCAGTGGTAAACTGGAGAAAAAAAGTAGACATACAAAGGACCACCAAACGGGGCAAGATCTAGGCAGCTCTCTGCCCCAACGGAGTTTAGATGTTCCAGATTCATTGAAAAGGGATTTTGGATCTGCTCAACCTTCTTTAGCAGCTACTTCTAGCTCATCGAAGGTTTCTGGTTCACATAAATCAAAATCTGGTACACATAAATCAAAACATTGCTTCAATGAAACAAAGGGTTCACCTGTAGAATCAGTTTCTTCATCTCCTATGAGAATTGCCAATCCCGATAAACTTCCATCAACAAGGAGGAATGTTGCAGGTAGTCCAAGAAGAAGCTCAGATGGTGAAGATGATGGTGGGAGTGACAGATCAGGGACAGTATGGAGGGAAAAAATTTCCTGTGCACCTCAACATGGGTCCCTTGAGTCATCTATACATGATATTCAGGATAAGGACCATGGTCAATTAGATGGTAGCAAAGCGAAGGCGCTTGAATCCTCCCCTGAAGTCAGAAAAGGCCATTTTATGAATGGTGGTGTTGATTATTTAGGCCAAGAGGCTCAATATGCTGGTAAATCTACAATAATGGATGAATACCATTATGAGAAAAAGCAGAATGACAAACGTGGCAATGCCAATGTCTCTCATCCAAGAAAGTCTGGTAAGGGGTCCTCACGGTTGAAGGACAGGATGCGCAATCTTAaatctgattttgttgatgaacAGCAAGATTGTGCACCTTCATATGAGGTAAAACCTAGGGTTGGTAGAAACAAATTTCAGGGGAGGCCTGGAATGAAGTCTGATGAAAGTGAGAATAGATTTTCTGATAACAAAGAATCATTGGGAAAATTTTCTGGTGAGACTGGTAAAAGAGAGAGTCAATCAAATGGTGGTCAGTCATGTGCTAAAGCAGATGCCAATGGAGGTCAAGATGTAATCTCTACTGTGTCTGTAAAGCAGAATTTTGTGCAGGATGGCAGCGGTGGAAAATATACAAAGATGTTCCGCTCTGAAAAATCTGACCATGCAGAAATTGCTTCTGGGAGAGGGAACTCGTTACCATCACTACGCTTGGGAGGTACTCAAAATGAGATGCTGACTGGTTGCCCCCGCCCAGTTTCTGGGTCCCAAACTGGAAACAGAGCTGATGAATCTCAAGGTGATGATGCATTGAAagtacaaaaacaaataaaaaagtctGACCAGCAAAATGGGATTCAGCACAGTAGTTCAAGACATACATCTGGTGGACGTAGGATCAGGGATGTTGATGCCCCGAGCCCAATGAGAAAGGATTTTTCAAGTCTGGCAGCTACCAATGCTTTGAAGGAGGCTAAAGACTTAAAGCATCTGGCTGATCGTTTCAAG AACTCTGGATCAAATGTGGAGAGCACAGCACTTTACTTCCAGGCAGCACTGAAGTTTCTTCATAGTGCTTCTCTACTAGAATCTTGCAACAGTGATAGTGCCAAACATGGAGAGATGATTCAGTCTATGCAAATTTATAGTAGCACTGCAAAACTCTGCGA GTTTTGTGCCCATGAATATGAGAGATTAAAGGACATGGCTGCTGCTTCTTTGGCTTACAAGTGTATGGAAGTGGCTTATATGAGAGTCATCTATTCCTCTCACGGCAATGCAAATAGAGATCGACATGAGTTGCAGACAGCTTTACAAATGGTTCCTCCTGGTAATTCAAAGAACCCAATGATTGTACTGGTTGAATCCTTCCTGCTAGTCTGTGTAGCTTGTAAAATTGCTAAATGTTGTTTACCAGTCTTCTGCGCTTACATGGTAATCGGGGAGCGCCAGCCTCTGAAATTTACTCTGGAATTTTGGTTCTTCATTTTTGAAAAGACCTCTACATATGATGTTGGAATTTACACTGCAGGAATGATTAGGTTACTTGCTTACAGTGTGCTTCTCCTTTTGTTTACATGCCGTGGTTTTGTTCTTTGGTATCTTCAAATCTGA